The Thermoplasmata archaeon genome includes a window with the following:
- a CDS encoding radical SAM protein, with product MSLCGTDYAIGAVRNMYRESRQDKAMVVMPSKLQKGLPRRTGSLCPECLKVIPATLYIGDGALKMKKTCKEHGEFDEVCWSDAEMYLRAENWAFDGVGLENPQIVDAKVCPYECGLCNLHYSATSLCNIDLTNRCNLKCPICFANANAAGYVFEPTFEQIVYEFAVLRAQRPIPVAAIQFAGGEPTIYPQFPEIVKAAKDMGFAQVQVATNGIRLATEDGFLDKVAESGLNTIYLQFDGLREENYIKARGRPLLDIKLKVIERVRERKAKGLVTPTICFVPTMVNSFNDDQAGEILNYAIKNRDVVKGVNFQPVSLTGRIPEEDRRKLRYTLSDLAYDLEEQTGYLTRDDWYPVPFVSPISELVSVLTDTAKPSFTSHPACGLASYLFLETGKDPVPITRFVDVEGLMEDLWLLAQDTKDKKIKFTSKLKALQLLKRHFKPDEAPEGMGLSKMLKILNRMFTKGDKAGAAEFSWSTMYVGGMHFQDNYNYDIERVKRCVIHYATPDGKVIPFCAYNTGPNFREEIEKKFAVPIEEWRSRHA from the coding sequence ATGTCTCTCTGCGGCACGGACTATGCCATCGGCGCGGTGCGGAACATGTACCGCGAATCCCGGCAGGACAAGGCGATGGTCGTCATGCCCTCGAAGCTCCAGAAGGGGCTGCCCCGCCGGACGGGATCCCTGTGTCCGGAATGTCTGAAAGTCATCCCCGCGACCCTGTACATCGGCGACGGGGCCCTCAAGATGAAGAAGACGTGCAAAGAGCACGGCGAATTCGACGAGGTGTGCTGGTCCGACGCGGAGATGTACCTCCGTGCCGAGAACTGGGCCTTCGACGGCGTCGGGCTCGAGAACCCGCAGATCGTCGATGCGAAGGTGTGCCCGTACGAATGCGGCCTGTGCAACCTTCACTACTCCGCGACGTCCCTCTGCAACATCGACCTCACGAACCGCTGCAACCTGAAGTGCCCGATCTGCTTCGCGAACGCGAACGCGGCCGGGTACGTCTTCGAACCGACGTTCGAGCAGATCGTCTACGAGTTCGCCGTCCTGCGGGCGCAGCGCCCGATCCCCGTGGCCGCGATCCAGTTCGCCGGCGGCGAGCCGACGATCTACCCGCAGTTCCCCGAGATCGTCAAGGCGGCGAAGGACATGGGATTCGCCCAGGTCCAGGTCGCCACGAACGGCATCCGGCTCGCGACGGAGGACGGCTTCCTCGACAAGGTCGCGGAGTCGGGCCTGAACACGATCTACCTGCAGTTCGACGGCCTGCGCGAGGAGAACTACATCAAGGCGCGCGGCCGGCCGCTGTTGGACATCAAGCTCAAGGTGATCGAGCGGGTGCGTGAGCGCAAGGCGAAGGGCCTCGTCACGCCGACGATCTGCTTCGTGCCAACGATGGTCAACTCGTTCAACGACGACCAGGCCGGGGAGATCCTGAACTACGCGATCAAGAACCGCGACGTCGTGAAGGGCGTCAACTTCCAGCCGGTCAGCCTGACGGGCCGCATCCCCGAAGAGGACCGCCGGAAGCTGCGGTACACGCTCAGCGACCTGGCGTACGACCTCGAGGAGCAGACGGGCTACCTGACCCGCGACGACTGGTACCCGGTGCCGTTCGTCTCCCCGATCTCGGAGCTGGTCAGCGTCCTGACGGACACCGCCAAGCCGTCGTTCACGTCCCACCCGGCGTGCGGCCTCGCGTCGTACCTGTTCCTCGAGACGGGCAAGGACCCCGTCCCGATCACGCGCTTCGTGGACGTCGAGGGCCTCATGGAGGACCTCTGGCTTCTGGCGCAGGACACGAAGGACAAGAAGATCAAGTTCACGTCGAAGCTCAAGGCGCTTCAGCTCCTGAAGCGGCACTTCAAGCCGGATGAGGCACCCGAGGGCATGGGCCTCTCCAAGATGCTGAAGATCCTGAACCGGATGTTCACGAAGGGCGACAAGGCCGGGGCGGCGGAGTTCTCCTGGTCGACGATGTACGTCGGCGGGATGCACTTCCAGGACAACTACAACTACGACATCGAGCGGGTCAAGCGCTGTGTCATCCACTACGCCACGCCCGACGGCAAGGTCATCCCGTTCTGCGCGTACAACACGGGGCCGAACTTCCGCGAGGAGATCGAGAAGAAGTTCGCGGTGCCGATCGAGGAGTGGCGGTCGCGGCATGCCTGA
- a CDS encoding DUF72 domain-containing protein yields MVRLRFGCSGWDYQEWIGPFYRTASESKLRAYSRVFDTAEINSTFYRSPSPGMVQGWRRFTPDDFVFAAKVPQTVTHDRFLDVARGADKDVLAFCDLVRPLLDAGKLGPLLLQLPPRLRFEEATIHRFLDALPRDFTFALEPRNKSWMALEAFDLLRSTGVAYTIVDEPLLPPDLHVTARLAYIRWHGHGTDPWYNYRYSEDELAAWVPRVHQVAGQAETAYGFFNNHFHGYAPENCLQILRMFGVETPEHARALSRIEAFRKQATASAARVRSLTLEDFGADVPKDALVDAALGRFMDPNRLDRAKRIHSRDVEITRAGDAVLARVGDYRVEIDPIHRTIVHDCPDWEKLVAGKDFCKHVGKLFLSLPKEEALARLEAIAAGRDVWAFALPTA; encoded by the coding sequence ATGGTCCGGCTCCGGTTCGGGTGCAGCGGGTGGGACTACCAAGAGTGGATCGGCCCCTTCTACCGCACCGCGAGCGAATCGAAGCTCCGTGCGTATTCGCGCGTCTTCGACACCGCCGAGATCAACTCGACGTTCTATCGCTCGCCGTCGCCCGGGATGGTTCAAGGCTGGAGGCGATTCACCCCGGACGACTTCGTGTTCGCGGCGAAAGTCCCGCAGACCGTCACGCACGACCGCTTCCTCGACGTCGCGAGGGGCGCGGACAAGGACGTCCTGGCGTTCTGCGACCTCGTGCGGCCGCTGCTCGACGCCGGCAAGCTCGGCCCCCTCCTCCTCCAGCTCCCGCCCCGCCTGCGGTTCGAGGAGGCGACGATCCACCGGTTCCTCGACGCCCTCCCTCGCGACTTCACGTTCGCCCTCGAGCCGAGGAACAAGTCGTGGATGGCGCTCGAGGCGTTCGACCTGCTCCGGTCGACCGGCGTTGCGTACACCATCGTCGACGAGCCGCTCCTCCCTCCCGACCTGCATGTCACCGCCCGACTCGCCTACATCCGGTGGCACGGCCACGGGACGGACCCGTGGTACAACTACCGCTATTCGGAGGACGAACTCGCGGCGTGGGTGCCGCGCGTCCATCAGGTGGCGGGCCAGGCCGAGACGGCGTACGGATTCTTCAACAACCACTTCCACGGGTACGCGCCGGAGAACTGCCTGCAGATCTTGCGGATGTTCGGCGTGGAGACGCCGGAGCACGCCCGCGCGCTCTCGCGGATCGAGGCGTTCCGGAAGCAGGCCACCGCCTCGGCGGCGCGCGTTCGATCGCTCACGCTGGAGGATTTCGGCGCGGACGTGCCGAAGGACGCCCTCGTGGACGCGGCGCTCGGACGGTTCATGGATCCGAACCGCCTGGACCGCGCGAAGCGGATCCACTCGCGGGACGTGGAGATCACGAGGGCTGGGGACGCCGTCCTCGCGAGGGTCGGCGACTACCGCGTCGAGATTGACCCGATCCACCGGACGATCGTCCACGACTGCCCGGATTGGGAAAAACTCGTAGCCGGGAAGGACTTCTGCAAGCACGTCGGCAAGCTGTTCCTCAGCCTCCCGAAGGAGGAAGCGCTCGCGCGACTGGAGGCGATTGCAGCAGGCCGCGACGTCTGGGCGTTCGCGCTTCCGACCGCGTGA
- a CDS encoding DUF72 domain-containing protein has protein sequence MAETFVGAGGWGYFAGSLESYARAFRFVEVNAGFYRPIPKPFAGGWRARVPGDFTFAVKAFRGVTHTDGLRATAPARTSFAHDLQIAGILRAPFVILETPPGLPLRAEQVKGLRDLVGLATDGPRIGLEARAHRSGPLPAAVQRTMEDLGVLDVVDVSRMAPRIPDDTVYTRLFGPGPHNLYQFDDDELRQIDRAGQDAVRIAFTFHGVRMYKDAARFATFKRTGVFPAATSARGVASLEEVLWPDATFPATRKALLRDHGWKVVDADDHTRVHASHLLGALPDRTFRSLDDVIDALRARANGAKGPRRGGSTPQTTLH, from the coding sequence GTGGCGGAAACGTTCGTCGGCGCGGGCGGTTGGGGGTATTTCGCCGGGAGCCTCGAGTCGTACGCCCGCGCGTTTCGGTTCGTCGAGGTGAACGCGGGCTTCTACCGTCCGATCCCGAAACCCTTTGCCGGCGGCTGGCGCGCCCGCGTCCCGGGCGACTTCACGTTCGCCGTGAAGGCGTTCCGGGGGGTCACCCACACGGACGGCCTGCGGGCCACGGCGCCCGCGCGGACCTCCTTCGCCCACGACCTCCAGATCGCGGGCATCCTCCGCGCCCCGTTCGTCATCCTCGAAACGCCTCCCGGCCTCCCCCTCCGGGCCGAACAGGTCAAGGGGCTGCGGGACCTCGTCGGGCTCGCGACCGACGGCCCCCGGATCGGGCTCGAGGCCCGCGCGCATCGGTCCGGGCCCCTCCCGGCGGCCGTGCAGAGGACGATGGAGGACCTCGGCGTGCTCGATGTCGTGGACGTCTCTCGGATGGCGCCCCGCATCCCCGACGACACGGTCTACACGCGGCTCTTCGGACCCGGTCCGCACAACCTCTACCAGTTCGACGACGACGAGCTGAGGCAGATCGACCGGGCCGGCCAAGACGCCGTCCGGATCGCGTTCACGTTCCACGGAGTGCGGATGTACAAAGATGCGGCTCGCTTCGCGACGTTCAAGCGGACCGGCGTGTTCCCCGCCGCGACGTCCGCTCGGGGTGTCGCGTCGCTCGAGGAGGTCCTGTGGCCGGATGCGACCTTCCCCGCGACCCGCAAGGCGCTCCTCCGAGATCACGGCTGGAAGGTCGTCGACGCGGACGACCACACGCGCGTGCACGCGTCGCATTTGCTCGGGGCGCTCCCCGACCGGACATTCCGGAGCCTCGACGACGTGATCGACGCCCTTCGCGCGCGTGCGAACGGGGCGAAAGGACCGCGGCGAGGGGGATCGACCCCGCAAACGACCCTCCATTGA
- a CDS encoding 4Fe-4S binding protein, with amino-acid sequence MPEPVVSIRPSVRDNGIMAIDDMLCMHCGACVGTCPTNAIFLNEVYLTFNEDCTQCGMCVKVCPVGAIDYPRGHKLHTMK; translated from the coding sequence ATGCCTGAGCCGGTCGTCTCGATCCGTCCCTCCGTCCGGGACAACGGCATCATGGCGATCGACGACATGCTCTGCATGCACTGCGGCGCCTGCGTCGGCACGTGCCCGACGAACGCGATCTTCCTGAACGAGGTCTACCTGACGTTCAACGAGGACTGCACGCAGTGCGGCATGTGCGTCAAGGTCTGCCCGGTCGGCGCGATCGACTACCCCCGCGGGCACAAGCTACACACGATGAAGTGA
- a CDS encoding NAD(P)/FAD-dependent oxidoreductase, whose protein sequence is MPSYEYDVVVVGAGPSGSMTARYAAMGGCRTLLIEKRQEIGSPVRCGEGLARHFVEDTKMPFDRKWVGREVKGAKIFSPNGTELTIEEAHAGNEVGIVLERDAFDKAVAKEAAKAGAEIWLKTTATAVVKDDGWVRGIRAKRLEDEMTIHAKCVVAADGYESQVGRWAGFKTLLRAGDITGTLQYRLTNIAEGHDFPDYCEFWLGSCAPAGYIWVFPKDESTANVGIGVSLDRLKNRVDIKGYLDRWIAQDPRMARAQPLDMVTGGVSTAPPIKKSVGNGMALVGDAARMIDPITGGGIGNGMLAGMLLGRVLAKCNETGDFGEAALMEYETGWRARLEENLYRNWLAKNKLVTLSDREFDDIIQVLAKVGVTKLSVRAILKVLKETRPELVAKFAEFI, encoded by the coding sequence ATCCCCTCCTACGAGTACGACGTCGTCGTGGTGGGCGCGGGCCCGTCGGGCTCGATGACCGCCCGCTACGCCGCGATGGGCGGCTGCCGCACGCTCCTGATCGAGAAGCGCCAGGAGATCGGCTCGCCGGTGCGGTGCGGCGAAGGCCTCGCCCGCCACTTCGTCGAAGACACGAAGATGCCGTTCGACCGGAAGTGGGTGGGCCGAGAGGTCAAGGGCGCGAAGATCTTCTCGCCCAACGGCACGGAACTCACGATCGAGGAGGCCCACGCGGGCAACGAGGTGGGCATCGTGCTCGAACGGGATGCGTTCGACAAGGCCGTGGCGAAGGAGGCCGCGAAAGCGGGCGCGGAGATTTGGCTCAAGACGACCGCCACCGCGGTCGTCAAGGACGACGGCTGGGTCCGCGGGATCCGTGCAAAACGCCTCGAAGACGAGATGACGATCCACGCCAAGTGCGTCGTCGCGGCGGACGGCTACGAGAGCCAGGTGGGCCGATGGGCGGGCTTCAAGACGCTCCTGAGGGCGGGCGATATCACCGGCACGCTGCAGTATCGGCTGACGAACATCGCCGAGGGGCACGACTTCCCGGACTACTGCGAGTTTTGGCTCGGGAGCTGCGCCCCCGCCGGGTACATCTGGGTCTTCCCGAAAGACGAGTCGACGGCGAATGTAGGCATCGGGGTCTCGTTGGACCGCCTCAAGAACCGCGTCGACATCAAAGGGTACCTGGACCGCTGGATCGCACAGGATCCGCGGATGGCGCGGGCACAACCCCTCGACATGGTCACCGGCGGGGTATCGACCGCCCCGCCGATCAAGAAGTCCGTCGGCAACGGGATGGCTCTCGTCGGCGACGCCGCCCGGATGATCGACCCGATCACCGGCGGGGGCATCGGGAACGGCATGCTCGCGGGGATGCTCCTCGGGCGCGTGCTCGCGAAGTGCAACGAGACGGGCGACTTCGGCGAGGCGGCGCTCATGGAATACGAGACCGGCTGGCGAGCGAGGCTCGAGGAGAACCTGTACCGGAACTGGCTCGCGAAGAACAAGCTCGTCACCCTGTCGGACCGCGAGTTCGACGACATCATCCAGGTCCTCGCCAAGGTCGGTGTCACGAAGTTGAGCGTCCGCGCGATTCTGAAAGTCCTTAAGGAGACCCGACCCGAGCTCGTCGCGAAGTTCGCGGAGTTCATCTAG
- a CDS encoding AbrB/MazE/SpoVT family DNA-binding domain-containing protein, which yields MGAIMGMGIQMGITRIDARGRITLPQALRDALALLPGDPVLVEKAEDGIVVRRARSKQDASRQLRGIITSKNAVSEIDPMELKRLLHASD from the coding sequence ATGGGTGCGATCATGGGAATGGGCATACAAATGGGCATCACGCGAATCGACGCACGGGGGCGCATAACCCTCCCTCAAGCGCTCCGAGATGCGCTAGCCCTTCTTCCGGGGGATCCTGTCCTCGTCGAAAAGGCCGAAGACGGCATCGTCGTCCGACGGGCTCGATCAAAGCAAGACGCTTCCCGCCAACTACGGGGGATTATCACGAGCAAGAACGCGGTGAGTGAAATAGATCCCATGGAACTGAAGAGGTTGCTTCACGCTAGCGATTGA
- a CDS encoding ABC transporter permease, whose product MARGRSLLAYAVARAALAIPMLLILLTAIFFILRVLPGDPVLALWGGREPPPEVIQAARVELGLDKPPWQQYLDYMSHFFRGDLGRSIGTYYFGKPVIGEIALRLPATVEISVGSMIVASVVGVLTGVVGGARRDTKLDVAVRLYGTVIWVIPIFWLGLVFQMVFSIWLGWLPPHGRWQGSDYPRTVTGMYTVDSLLEGNLDHFWKAVRHLILPCLTLGLVLGGFFTKTVRANMLRTMIADYTEAARARGVPERQVVTHHAFRNALVPVVTVLGLQFAILFAGAVLTERTFSIDGMGNLLLESIDTKDMTMIQGVVVVYAAIIVVISLVIDLLGAIIDPRIRL is encoded by the coding sequence ATGGCGAGAGGCCGGTCTCTCCTGGCATACGCGGTGGCGCGTGCCGCCCTCGCCATACCGATGCTCCTGATCTTGCTGACGGCCATCTTCTTCATCTTGCGCGTGCTGCCGGGCGATCCGGTCCTCGCGCTTTGGGGCGGCCGGGAACCACCGCCGGAGGTGATTCAGGCCGCTCGCGTCGAGCTCGGTCTCGACAAGCCGCCATGGCAGCAGTACCTCGACTACATGTCCCATTTCTTCCGGGGCGACCTGGGGCGCTCGATTGGAACGTATTATTTCGGAAAGCCGGTGATCGGGGAGATTGCCCTTCGGCTGCCCGCGACGGTCGAGATATCTGTCGGCTCGATGATCGTGGCGAGTGTCGTCGGGGTCCTCACCGGCGTCGTCGGCGGCGCTCGACGCGACACGAAGCTGGACGTCGCGGTCAGGTTGTACGGAACCGTCATCTGGGTCATCCCGATCTTCTGGCTCGGCCTCGTCTTCCAGATGGTGTTCTCGATTTGGCTCGGATGGCTTCCACCGCACGGACGGTGGCAAGGATCCGACTACCCGAGGACCGTGACCGGAATGTACACGGTCGACTCCCTGCTCGAAGGGAATCTCGATCATTTCTGGAAGGCGGTCCGTCATCTCATCCTACCTTGCCTGACCCTGGGTCTCGTCCTCGGCGGCTTCTTCACGAAGACCGTGCGGGCGAACATGCTCCGGACGATGATCGCAGACTACACCGAGGCCGCGCGAGCGCGCGGCGTTCCGGAGCGTCAGGTGGTCACCCACCACGCATTCCGAAATGCCCTCGTCCCCGTGGTCACGGTCCTAGGGTTGCAATTCGCGATCCTCTTTGCGGGCGCGGTCCTCACGGAGAGAACGTTTTCGATCGACGGAATGGGAAATCTCCTGCTCGAATCCATCGACACGAAGGACATGACGATGATCCAGGGCGTCGTGGTCGTCTACGCCGCGATCATCGTCGTCATCAGCCTCGTGATCGATCTCCTCGGGGCCATCATCGACCCACGCATCCGGTTGTAG
- a CDS encoding ABC transporter substrate-binding protein: MQETPVEKKPRSRKGLYALVAVIVVVILVIGAAAYLLTAPPKKYQIELWFNSSGHYGDTEDELATVLKNSIESCGKVAVTLKSEIWADYRQSRNQGKLPFFLLGWYPDYSDTDDYVAPFLASSGSPSFGSFYSNASVDAWVLQEQTSTDPAVRLDAFNKIQDKLAADVPYIPLFSGYQETAYVNGMTGVVLHPIMFKWFIVDKPGSSEFNASTTDDITSLDPALAYDFFSIELVNQIFDTLITYEPVTSNLVPSLATQVPTVANGGVSADGMNYTYVLKPGLQFSDGTALNATVVKRALDRTIRLNDPGGAAFLLWDSGKLGRDANNGNNTPVGAITVMPDDLTIKFHLSAPVAFFNDIIAFSVSSIVPWNYDQNAAQPDAVGSVIGSGPYVLSGYTPDQQFVLSRNLLYNTPTLYQSLGYPVIPVEDKVTINLRLTSTALTQDLQASPKLADVVYRTLTPEDLATLQAQKSGLGITVDIATSPFIRYLVFNVQPNNPVAITDVRVRQAIAYSVDRAVIDRDVFANNVEPLYSLVPSGFSFSAPYYKPVFQTSYGDAKCASANAIWTQLGYAADFGIRHLVARDS; the protein is encoded by the coding sequence TTGCAAGAGACGCCCGTTGAAAAGAAACCTAGGAGCCGGAAGGGACTCTATGCGCTCGTCGCCGTGATTGTTGTCGTAATCCTCGTCATCGGCGCGGCCGCGTATTTACTGACGGCGCCCCCGAAGAAATATCAGATCGAGCTCTGGTTCAACAGCTCCGGACACTACGGGGACACGGAGGACGAACTCGCGACCGTGCTGAAGAACAGCATCGAGTCCTGCGGGAAGGTCGCGGTCACCCTGAAGTCCGAGATCTGGGCTGACTACCGGCAGTCCCGAAACCAGGGCAAACTGCCGTTCTTCTTGCTCGGATGGTATCCGGACTACAGTGACACGGATGACTACGTCGCGCCCTTCCTCGCGAGCTCGGGCTCGCCGAGCTTCGGGTCCTTCTACAGCAACGCGAGCGTGGACGCATGGGTCCTCCAGGAACAGACGTCGACGGACCCCGCGGTGCGCCTAGACGCCTTCAACAAGATCCAGGACAAGCTCGCCGCGGACGTGCCGTACATTCCGCTGTTCTCCGGATACCAGGAGACCGCCTACGTGAACGGGATGACGGGCGTGGTCCTCCATCCAATCATGTTCAAGTGGTTCATCGTGGACAAGCCGGGTTCCTCGGAGTTCAACGCGTCGACGACGGACGACATCACGTCGCTCGATCCTGCCCTCGCCTATGACTTCTTCTCAATCGAGCTCGTGAACCAGATCTTCGACACGCTGATCACGTACGAGCCGGTCACGTCGAACTTGGTGCCTTCCTTGGCCACGCAGGTCCCGACCGTCGCGAACGGAGGCGTATCCGCGGACGGAATGAACTACACGTACGTCCTCAAGCCCGGCCTCCAGTTCAGCGACGGGACCGCGCTAAACGCGACCGTCGTGAAGCGTGCGCTCGACCGCACGATCCGGCTCAACGACCCCGGCGGCGCGGCGTTCCTCCTGTGGGATAGTGGCAAGCTCGGCCGCGACGCGAACAACGGGAACAACACGCCGGTCGGCGCGATCACCGTGATGCCGGACGACCTGACGATTAAGTTCCACCTGTCGGCGCCGGTCGCGTTCTTCAACGACATCATCGCCTTCTCGGTGTCGTCGATCGTCCCCTGGAACTACGACCAGAACGCGGCGCAGCCGGATGCGGTTGGCAGCGTGATCGGATCGGGCCCGTACGTGCTGTCGGGTTACACCCCGGACCAGCAGTTCGTGCTCTCCCGGAACCTGCTGTACAACACGCCAACGCTGTACCAGTCGCTCGGGTACCCGGTCATCCCGGTCGAGGACAAGGTGACGATCAACCTGCGCCTCACGTCGACCGCCTTGACGCAGGACCTGCAGGCGTCACCGAAGCTCGCGGATGTCGTCTACCGCACGCTAACGCCGGAGGATCTCGCGACCCTCCAGGCACAGAAGTCGGGACTGGGCATCACGGTCGACATTGCGACGAGCCCGTTCATCCGCTACCTCGTGTTCAACGTGCAACCCAACAACCCGGTTGCAATCACGGATGTACGGGTGCGCCAGGCGATCGCGTATAGCGTCGACCGTGCGGTGATCGACCGGGACGTGTTCGCGAACAATGTCGAGCCGCTCTACAGCCTCGTGCCGTCCGGGTTCTCGTTCAGCGCGCCCTACTACAAGCCCGTGTTCCAGACGAGCTACGGGGACGCGAAGTGCGCGAGCGCGAACGCGATCTGGACGCAGCTCGGCTACGCCGCGGACTTCGGGATACGGCACCTCGTCGCCAGGGACTCGTGA
- the fen gene encoding flap endonuclease-1, with product MGVLLTPIVIRRPMTLGALRGRTVAVDGNLELYQFLSVMRTRDGQPLQDSHGRTTSHLNGLMFRTTRLLVDYDIHPVFVFDGPPPDLKREEIRRRREAREKSRQEYEAAVASGDSATAWSKAVMTSRLTRPMVEEARTLLTLLGVPWVQAPSEGEAQAAFFARRGDVWAAGSKDYDSLLFGAPRQVRFLAVGSTEFLPSRGRSRSVAPEIIDLEETLRALGITREQLIDVAILVGTDFNEGVRGFGPKTAVKRMREWKALEAAPNEVKEGLPENLAAIRDFFSDPPVASNPIPYAGPPNPAGVLRFLCDERDFSRARVEQVLERLRSAAHPPRRLEDFA from the coding sequence ATGGGCGTCCTCCTAACGCCGATCGTCATCCGGCGTCCGATGACGCTCGGGGCGCTCCGCGGACGAACCGTCGCGGTGGACGGGAACCTCGAGCTCTATCAGTTCCTGTCGGTCATGCGCACGCGCGATGGCCAGCCACTTCAGGATTCGCACGGGCGGACCACGTCCCATTTGAACGGACTCATGTTCCGCACCACGCGGCTCCTCGTAGACTACGACATCCACCCTGTGTTCGTCTTCGACGGACCGCCGCCGGACTTGAAGCGGGAGGAAATCCGCAGGCGACGCGAGGCTCGCGAGAAGTCTAGGCAAGAGTACGAGGCCGCTGTCGCCTCGGGCGACTCGGCGACCGCTTGGTCGAAGGCGGTCATGACGTCCCGACTCACGCGCCCCATGGTCGAGGAGGCCCGGACGCTGCTCACCCTCCTGGGGGTTCCTTGGGTCCAAGCGCCGAGCGAGGGGGAGGCTCAGGCGGCGTTCTTCGCGCGCCGCGGGGACGTCTGGGCGGCGGGTTCGAAGGACTACGATTCCCTCCTGTTCGGCGCGCCCCGCCAGGTACGGTTCCTTGCGGTCGGGTCAACAGAGTTCCTCCCGAGCCGCGGACGCTCCCGGTCGGTCGCCCCCGAGATCATCGATCTCGAGGAGACCTTGCGTGCGCTCGGGATCACTCGGGAACAACTGATCGACGTGGCGATCCTCGTAGGCACGGATTTCAACGAGGGGGTGAGGGGGTTTGGCCCGAAGACCGCCGTGAAGCGGATGCGCGAATGGAAGGCGCTGGAGGCCGCCCCCAATGAAGTCAAAGAAGGCTTGCCCGAGAATCTGGCGGCAATCCGTGATTTCTTTTCGGATCCGCCTGTGGCGTCGAACCCGATCCCGTACGCGGGCCCGCCGAATCCGGCAGGGGTCCTGCGATTCCTGTGCGATGAACGAGACTTCTCACGCGCTCGCGTCGAACAGGTCCTCGAACGCCTTCGAAGCGCGGCGCATCCACCCCGTCGGCTCGAGGATTTCGCCTAG
- a CDS encoding type II toxin-antitoxin system VapC family toxin: protein MWAYYLDSTVPEHPRAAHAVEKALTGEVLVNTVIQIEVAHYLVKRLGSVAGAKAADLFLSLPLTVDALDSSLLRDSLRVLARFTDVGVGGRDATLLASMERHGVTRILTHDATFGRVDRVEVVDPIT from the coding sequence ATCTGGGCATACTACCTCGACTCGACCGTCCCGGAGCATCCGCGGGCCGCGCACGCGGTGGAGAAAGCTCTCACGGGAGAAGTCCTAGTCAACACGGTCATCCAGATTGAGGTCGCGCACTACCTTGTGAAGCGACTTGGATCGGTCGCAGGTGCCAAGGCTGCAGACCTCTTCCTGTCGCTGCCACTGACCGTCGACGCGCTCGATTCGTCCCTCCTTCGTGATTCTCTTCGTGTTCTTGCGCGATTTACCGACGTAGGGGTTGGCGGCAGGGATGCGACCCTCCTGGCCTCAATGGAACGACACGGCGTGACGCGAATCCTGACTCACGACGCGACATTTGGGCGGGTAGATCGGGTCGAGGTCGTCGACCCGATCACTTGA